A DNA window from Ascaphus truei isolate aAscTru1 unplaced genomic scaffold, aAscTru1.hap1 HAP1_SCAFFOLD_411, whole genome shotgun sequence contains the following coding sequences:
- the LOC142483994 gene encoding carbohydrate sulfotransferase 5-like isoform X1, which translates to MSSPLKAMIRIRITGTLVAAFILLQAIFLVLMVSRHNVFLPNSEEKAEKVHLLILSSWRSGSSFVGQLFSQHPDVFYLMEPAWHVWVSMSHNSAQVLHMAVRDLVRSVFLCDMSVFDAYMPNKRNVSDLFQWSSSRALCSSPVCDFFTQDDITNEKTCKILCGKYSFNKVEQACQKYSHVVLKEVRFFDLKVLYPLLNDPSLNLKILHLVRDPRAVAKSREEAAKALARDNGIVLNTNGTKVDDSKYEVMREICRSHVQIYETAVHKTPSFLKGRYMLVRYEDVVRDPVKEISEMYRFANLKVTNKLQGWIYNITHGQGPGGKREAFQITSRNAVNVSQAWRNVLSFQKIKKIQDVCKGAMNMLGYQLTDSEKEQKDLSMDFVLPRRQSQFAWSSSKERT; encoded by the exons A tGAGCTCTCCATTGAAAGCCATGATCAGAATACGGATAACGGGCACGCTAGTTGCTGCATTTATTCTTCTCCAAGCGATATTTCTGGTTTTGATGGTCTCGCGACACAATGTTTTTCTGCCAAACTCCGAGGAGAAAGCAGAGAAAGTCCACCTTCTCATCCTTTCGTCCTGGAGGTCGGGTTCGTCTTTTGTTGGCCAACTCTTCAGCCAACACCCAGATGTCTTCTACTTGATGGAGCCAGCTTGGCATGTGTGGGTGTCCATGTCTCATAATAGCGCCCAAGTCCTGCACATGGCAGTGCGGGACCTGGTCAGATCAGTCTTCCTGTGTGACATGTCCGTGTTTGATGCCTACATGCCCAACAAGAGGAACGTTTCAGACCTGTTCCAGTGGTCTTCGAGCAGAGCCCTGTGCTCATCTCCTGTGTGCGATTTCTTTACCCAGGACGATATCACCAACGAAAAGACGTGTAAAATACTTTGTGGGAAATATTCATTTAATAAAGTGGAACAAGCGTGTCAAAAGTATAGTCATGTTGTCCTGAAAGAGGTCCGCTTCTTTGACCTGAAAGTGCTCTATCCCCTTCTGAATGACCCTTCCTTAAACTTGAAAATCCTCCACTTGGTTCGCGATCCCCGAGCTGTTGCTAAGTCCCGTGAAGAAGCCGCGAAAGCTCTAGCCCGTGACAATGGCATTGTCCTCAACACCAACGGCACCAAAGTAGACGACAGCAAGTATGAAGTGATGCGTGAAATCTGTCGAAGCCATGTCCAGATCTACGAAACCGCCGTCCATAAAACTCCCAGCTTTCTGAAAGGTCGGTACATGCTGGTGCGCTATGAGGACGTGGTGCGCGACCCAGTCAAAGAGATTTCGGAGATGTATCGTTTTGCCAATCTCAAAGTGACCAACAAGCTGCAGGGCTGGATCTACAACATAACACACGGGCAGGGCCCAGGCGGGAAAAGGGAGGCCTTCCAAATAACATCGCGCAACGCAGTGAATGTTTCCCAGGCCTGGAGAAATGTTCTTTCCTTCCAGAAAATCAAGAAGATACAGGATGTTTGTAAGGGTGCTATGAACATGCTTGGGTACCAACTTACAGACTCTGAGAAGGAGCAGAAGGATTTGTCTATGGATTTTGTGTTGCCGAGACGACAATCCCAATTCGCTTGGTCATCGTCGAAAGAAAGAACATGA
- the LOC142483994 gene encoding carbohydrate sulfotransferase 5-like isoform X2, producing MIRIRITGTLVAAFILLQAIFLVLMVSRHNVFLPNSEEKAEKVHLLILSSWRSGSSFVGQLFSQHPDVFYLMEPAWHVWVSMSHNSAQVLHMAVRDLVRSVFLCDMSVFDAYMPNKRNVSDLFQWSSSRALCSSPVCDFFTQDDITNEKTCKILCGKYSFNKVEQACQKYSHVVLKEVRFFDLKVLYPLLNDPSLNLKILHLVRDPRAVAKSREEAAKALARDNGIVLNTNGTKVDDSKYEVMREICRSHVQIYETAVHKTPSFLKGRYMLVRYEDVVRDPVKEISEMYRFANLKVTNKLQGWIYNITHGQGPGGKREAFQITSRNAVNVSQAWRNVLSFQKIKKIQDVCKGAMNMLGYQLTDSEKEQKDLSMDFVLPRRQSQFAWSSSKERT from the coding sequence ATGATCAGAATACGGATAACGGGCACGCTAGTTGCTGCATTTATTCTTCTCCAAGCGATATTTCTGGTTTTGATGGTCTCGCGACACAATGTTTTTCTGCCAAACTCCGAGGAGAAAGCAGAGAAAGTCCACCTTCTCATCCTTTCGTCCTGGAGGTCGGGTTCGTCTTTTGTTGGCCAACTCTTCAGCCAACACCCAGATGTCTTCTACTTGATGGAGCCAGCTTGGCATGTGTGGGTGTCCATGTCTCATAATAGCGCCCAAGTCCTGCACATGGCAGTGCGGGACCTGGTCAGATCAGTCTTCCTGTGTGACATGTCCGTGTTTGATGCCTACATGCCCAACAAGAGGAACGTTTCAGACCTGTTCCAGTGGTCTTCGAGCAGAGCCCTGTGCTCATCTCCTGTGTGCGATTTCTTTACCCAGGACGATATCACCAACGAAAAGACGTGTAAAATACTTTGTGGGAAATATTCATTTAATAAAGTGGAACAAGCGTGTCAAAAGTATAGTCATGTTGTCCTGAAAGAGGTCCGCTTCTTTGACCTGAAAGTGCTCTATCCCCTTCTGAATGACCCTTCCTTAAACTTGAAAATCCTCCACTTGGTTCGCGATCCCCGAGCTGTTGCTAAGTCCCGTGAAGAAGCCGCGAAAGCTCTAGCCCGTGACAATGGCATTGTCCTCAACACCAACGGCACCAAAGTAGACGACAGCAAGTATGAAGTGATGCGTGAAATCTGTCGAAGCCATGTCCAGATCTACGAAACCGCCGTCCATAAAACTCCCAGCTTTCTGAAAGGTCGGTACATGCTGGTGCGCTATGAGGACGTGGTGCGCGACCCAGTCAAAGAGATTTCGGAGATGTATCGTTTTGCCAATCTCAAAGTGACCAACAAGCTGCAGGGCTGGATCTACAACATAACACACGGGCAGGGCCCAGGCGGGAAAAGGGAGGCCTTCCAAATAACATCGCGCAACGCAGTGAATGTTTCCCAGGCCTGGAGAAATGTTCTTTCCTTCCAGAAAATCAAGAAGATACAGGATGTTTGTAAGGGTGCTATGAACATGCTTGGGTACCAACTTACAGACTCTGAGAAGGAGCAGAAGGATTTGTCTATGGATTTTGTGTTGCCGAGACGACAATCCCAATTCGCTTGGTCATCGTCGAAAGAAAGAACATGA